The Acetomicrobium flavidum genome window below encodes:
- a CDS encoding family 1 encapsulin nanocompartment shell protein, which produces MDFLKKELAPVNESAWNEITKRAKEVLIPNLSARKIVDVLGPFGWDYAAYPTGRIKKGSTSKDICYATRLSLPLVEVYVPFDLSICELDNVQRGLKSPDLTNLEEAARKVAAFEDKAIFYGLDDACIEGFFNASQQYSIELPIQNPTDLLTSLTQVKLNFTQWGIEGPYALVAGPVLWSRIYSLGETYPLYKKIADILDGGKVVFSPNVNDGIVISLRGGDFELILGKDISIGYKEHREGMVSLYFTETFTFNVVTPEAAVPLKLVD; this is translated from the coding sequence ATGGATTTTTTAAAGAAGGAATTGGCACCGGTAAACGAAAGCGCGTGGAATGAGATAACCAAAAGGGCCAAAGAGGTATTAATCCCGAACCTGTCGGCCAGGAAGATTGTGGACGTACTGGGACCCTTCGGTTGGGATTACGCCGCCTACCCCACCGGAAGGATAAAGAAGGGCAGCACCTCCAAGGATATATGCTACGCCACCCGTTTAAGCTTGCCTTTGGTAGAGGTATACGTACCCTTTGACCTTTCCATATGCGAGCTCGACAATGTACAGAGGGGCTTAAAGTCGCCGGATCTAACGAACCTCGAAGAGGCGGCAAGAAAAGTCGCTGCCTTCGAGGATAAGGCAATCTTTTACGGGTTGGACGATGCTTGCATAGAAGGATTTTTTAACGCATCGCAGCAATATTCAATAGAACTGCCAATACAAAACCCGACGGATTTGCTTACCAGCTTGACCCAGGTCAAGCTTAACTTCACCCAGTGGGGCATTGAAGGTCCTTATGCCCTAGTGGCTGGTCCAGTCCTTTGGAGCAGGATATACTCCTTAGGGGAGACTTACCCCTTATACAAAAAGATCGCCGACATATTGGATGGCGGAAAAGTAGTCTTCTCGCCTAACGTAAACGATGGCATTGTGATCTCCCTGAGGGGCGGAGATTTTGAGCTTATACTTGGCAAGGACATCTCCATAGGTTATAAGGAGCATAGGGAAGGCATGGTATCACTTTACTTCACCGAGACCTTCACATTCAATGTGGTAACCCCTGAGGCAGCCGTACCGCTAAAGTTGGTCGATTGA
- a CDS encoding M48 family metallopeptidase: MDKVIRRSLIAVILLVVFIAGTSEASLQPAAVKDVWQRLAKAAGLDPSAPITVVDQKEPNAWVTFSLNKYSITVTKGMLDLLDSEDELAGVLAHEIGHIKLNHYGRTVTRSVLWSLIFRAVGNSSSRIDPLDLGYALAESGFSREQEVEADDYGIELSAKAGYDPWGLVSALEKMAKAGYTTSPSGFNSHPPTERRLQHVRAKAQEVAARS; this comes from the coding sequence GTGGACAAAGTGATAAGGCGCTCACTTATCGCTGTAATTTTACTGGTCGTCTTCATCGCCGGTACGTCCGAGGCATCGCTACAACCGGCAGCCGTAAAGGACGTATGGCAAAGGCTGGCCAAGGCCGCCGGATTGGATCCCTCTGCGCCTATTACAGTAGTAGACCAGAAGGAACCCAACGCCTGGGTTACCTTTTCACTCAACAAGTACTCCATAACCGTGACTAAGGGAATGTTAGACTTGCTCGACAGCGAAGATGAACTTGCCGGCGTTCTGGCCCATGAAATTGGACATATAAAGCTCAATCATTATGGCAGGACAGTGACACGAAGTGTTCTCTGGAGCTTGATTTTTCGAGCTGTCGGAAATTCCTCGAGCAGAATTGACCCCCTAGATCTGGGTTATGCCCTAGCTGAATCCGGCTTCAGCAGGGAACAGGAGGTTGAAGCCGATGACTATGGCATAGAACTGTCCGCCAAGGCAGGTTACGACCCATGGGGATTGGTCAGTGCCTTGGAAAAGATGGCAAAGGCAGGATATACCACCAGCCCCAGCGGTTTTAATTCCCATCCGCCCACCGAAAGAAGGCTCCAGCATGTAAGGGCCAAAGCCCAGGAGGTGGCAGCCCGCAGCTAA
- a CDS encoding leucyl aminopeptidase, whose translation MRVSRADISLNELKGKAVSIFVFEDELADTVKFIGDLSESVKRQAQLEGYFGKREKVLKVTLPGERIQIVFLVGLGLKSKVRLDDYRTASALAIRAARESNVDDLYVLSPEMDHFISQAIAEGGLLGAYDFDRYKGKANGGQKIQNLYLIGGDENAIEKGTLFACGQNYARDLANEPPNVINPISLADIARNLSDDMGLDCRIYDEKELADMGMNALLAVGRGSVNPPRLIHLTFKRNSNTRLKVALVGKGLTFDSGGLDIKTPDNMRTMKGDKTGACIVLGAIRTLAKLNLDLEVHVLIGAVENMPGGSSYKPDDIIKAYNGKTIEIDNTDAEGRVTMADVLSFTSKLKPSYIIDIATLTGACAVALGPYTAGLFSNDQALCNDLLEVSAFTGERFWQLPIDDERLRKRLESPFADLLNSAGRYGGAITAAMFLREFVDEGISWAHMDIAGVNYYRESFGYYPKGSSAFGIRTILEWLSRL comes from the coding sequence GTGAGAGTTTCAAGGGCTGATATTAGTCTAAATGAGCTGAAGGGTAAAGCCGTCAGCATCTTTGTCTTTGAGGACGAACTGGCTGACACGGTAAAGTTTATAGGTGATTTAAGCGAGTCGGTTAAAAGGCAGGCACAACTTGAAGGCTACTTTGGCAAAAGGGAGAAGGTGCTCAAGGTCACGCTCCCTGGTGAGCGCATACAAATCGTGTTTCTGGTTGGGCTAGGCTTGAAGTCCAAGGTCAGGTTAGATGACTATAGGACTGCTTCGGCATTGGCTATAAGGGCAGCTCGGGAGTCCAATGTGGACGATCTGTATGTCCTTTCACCGGAGATGGATCATTTCATATCTCAGGCGATAGCTGAGGGCGGCTTGCTTGGTGCTTATGATTTCGATAGATACAAGGGCAAAGCCAATGGGGGGCAAAAAATACAAAACCTTTACCTAATCGGCGGTGACGAGAATGCGATAGAGAAGGGCACGCTTTTTGCCTGCGGGCAAAATTATGCCAGAGATTTGGCGAATGAACCGCCCAACGTGATCAATCCCATTTCGTTAGCGGATATAGCGCGCAACCTTTCCGACGACATGGGGCTCGATTGCAGGATATACGATGAGAAGGAGCTGGCAGATATGGGCATGAACGCCTTGCTTGCTGTTGGCAGGGGATCTGTGAATCCCCCCAGGCTTATCCACCTTACGTTTAAACGAAATAGCAATACAAGGCTTAAGGTGGCGCTCGTGGGAAAGGGATTAACTTTCGATAGCGGTGGACTTGACATTAAGACCCCGGATAACATGAGGACAATGAAGGGAGATAAGACCGGAGCTTGCATTGTCCTGGGGGCCATAAGGACCTTGGCCAAGTTGAATTTGGATCTCGAGGTGCACGTCCTCATAGGAGCGGTCGAGAACATGCCCGGCGGTTCTTCCTACAAGCCCGACGACATAATCAAGGCATACAACGGAAAGACCATAGAGATAGATAACACCGACGCTGAAGGACGTGTTACCATGGCCGACGTCTTAAGCTTCACGTCAAAGCTTAAACCCTCTTACATCATAGACATAGCCACGCTTACCGGTGCTTGCGCCGTGGCCTTGGGGCCCTATACGGCCGGACTATTTTCAAACGATCAAGCTTTGTGCAATGATTTGCTGGAGGTATCAGCCTTCACGGGGGAACGTTTCTGGCAGCTTCCCATTGACGATGAGCGCTTGAGAAAGCGTTTGGAATCCCCCTTTGCGGACTTGCTTAACTCGGCGGGAAGATATGGCGGCGCCATAACTGCCGCGATGTTCTTGCGCGAGTTTGTGGACGAAGGCATATCTTGGGCTCACATGGATATCGCCGGGGTCAATTATTACAGGGAGTCATTCGGTTACTATCCGAAGGGTTCGTCGGCATTCGGCATAAGGACAATTCTCGAGTGGCTTTCAAGGTTATAG
- the pstC gene encoding phosphate ABC transporter permease subunit PstC codes for MDLKQKDRLAKLTISAVAMIGIFILIFTLMFLMKESFPVLKSVTLKELLFGLYWYPTYSPPEFGMLPLIVGSLAVTLVSSLIALPLSVMVSIFLSEVCPRAMRNFMKPMLEILGFLPSVVLGFIGMVMLAPWLQNAFDLVTGLNLFNASLLLGLLIIPITGSLADDAISSVPSDIRDAAIALGATRQETITRVVLPAALPGILQACLLGMMRGIGETMVVLMAAGGAAIIPKSLFDPIRPLTSTIAAEMGETPIGSPHYHALFFAGLLLLLMTLILNFATIWIERRWRWQWR; via the coding sequence ATGGACCTGAAGCAAAAGGACAGGCTAGCAAAGCTTACGATTAGCGCAGTAGCAATGATAGGCATATTCATACTGATCTTTACCCTCATGTTCTTGATGAAGGAAAGCTTCCCGGTCCTAAAGAGCGTTACGTTAAAGGAATTGCTATTCGGCCTTTACTGGTATCCAACCTATTCTCCTCCCGAATTCGGCATGTTGCCGCTCATAGTCGGATCTCTAGCCGTAACCTTGGTGTCCTCCTTGATCGCGCTCCCTTTGAGCGTAATGGTCTCCATATTTCTATCGGAGGTATGCCCTAGGGCTATGAGGAACTTCATGAAGCCGATGCTTGAGATACTGGGGTTTTTACCGTCCGTGGTGTTGGGATTCATCGGAATGGTGATGCTTGCTCCGTGGCTTCAGAATGCCTTTGACCTAGTCACCGGATTAAATTTGTTCAACGCTTCGCTTCTTCTGGGCTTGCTAATAATACCCATAACGGGATCGCTTGCTGACGATGCAATATCATCGGTGCCGTCGGATATCAGGGATGCCGCCATCGCATTGGGCGCCACAAGGCAGGAGACCATAACGCGGGTGGTTTTACCTGCCGCGCTGCCCGGAATCCTTCAGGCATGTTTGCTTGGGATGATGAGGGGCATCGGCGAGACCATGGTGGTACTGATGGCAGCAGGTGGAGCTGCCATAATTCCCAAAAGCCTGTTCGATCCGATCAGACCGCTTACTTCCACGATAGCAGCTGAGATGGGCGAGACACCCATAGGCTCTCCGCATTACCATGCCCTGTTTTTTGCCGGGTTGCTACTTCTGCTTATGACATTGATCTTAAACTTTGCGACCATTTGGATCGAGAGGCGTTGGAGGTGGCAGTGGCGTTGA
- the pstA gene encoding phosphate ABC transporter permease PstA: MALNRRKLKDRLLTCLLWASMFFVILVLFGILAFIATQGIGAISIEFLTQPPRNSMTEGGILTPLIGTLQLIIVSMAFSLPIGICTAIYLVEYARDDFLTATLRLAIRSLAGIPSIVYGLFGLSFFCILLKFGPSLLSAGLTLGCLALPLIVGASETALLAVPQSLRDAAYALGASKWQTIRKVVIPSAMPSILTGAILSVGRVAGETAPIMFTGAAFFTPGLAKSLFDEVMALPFHVYVLATSGTFIDKTRPLQYGAILVLMTLVLGITLVGIILRARLNRRRYLM, encoded by the coding sequence GTGGCGTTGAACAGGAGAAAACTTAAGGACAGGTTGCTCACATGCCTTCTATGGGCTTCTATGTTTTTTGTCATCTTGGTCCTCTTTGGCATATTGGCGTTCATAGCAACCCAGGGAATAGGCGCCATATCGATCGAATTTCTGACCCAACCCCCTCGCAACTCCATGACCGAGGGTGGCATATTGACTCCCCTTATTGGAACCTTACAGCTCATCATAGTATCCATGGCCTTTTCCCTCCCCATAGGGATATGCACCGCCATTTACCTGGTCGAATATGCCAGGGATGACTTCCTTACGGCAACATTGAGGTTGGCCATAAGGAGCTTGGCGGGCATTCCATCGATAGTTTACGGGCTTTTCGGCCTTTCGTTCTTTTGTATACTGTTGAAGTTCGGGCCCTCTCTCCTTTCGGCGGGATTGACCTTGGGCTGCCTTGCCCTGCCGCTCATAGTCGGAGCCTCGGAGACGGCTTTGCTTGCCGTCCCCCAAAGCCTTCGGGATGCTGCTTACGCCTTGGGTGCATCAAAGTGGCAAACGATAAGGAAGGTCGTCATACCAAGCGCCATGCCATCAATACTTACCGGAGCTATACTCTCCGTTGGGCGAGTGGCCGGCGAAACGGCGCCAATAATGTTCACCGGAGCGGCCTTTTTCACTCCGGGGCTCGCCAAAAGTTTATTCGACGAAGTGATGGCCCTGCCCTTTCACGTATATGTGCTGGCGACCTCCGGCACCTTCATAGATAAAACTCGCCCTCTACAGTATGGAGCCATCCTAGTCTTAATGACATTGGTATTGGGCATCACTTTGGTCGGTATAATATTGCGTGCGAGATTGAATCGCAGGCGCTATTTGATGTAG
- the pstB gene encoding phosphate ABC transporter ATP-binding protein PstB, with amino-acid sequence MIRHSTDNPKISVENLRLYYGNVMALKNISMDIQGQNVTALIGPSGCGKSSFLRCLNRMNDFLPNTKVEGTVLLDGIDIYSPEMDLIELRKRVGMVFQRPNPFPMSIYDNVAFGPRLHGITRREKLDEIVENSLKAAALWDEVKDILTRSALSLSGGQQQRLCVARAIAVNPEVLLMDEPTSALDPLATARIEQLIRNLKSKFTIVIVTHNMQQAARISDVTAFFLMGELIEAGPTEKIFTAPEDPRTADYITGRFG; translated from the coding sequence ATGATTAGGCATTCGACGGACAATCCGAAGATAAGCGTCGAAAACCTGAGGTTATATTACGGCAACGTCATGGCTCTAAAAAACATAAGCATGGATATACAGGGCCAAAACGTCACTGCACTGATAGGACCCTCAGGATGCGGTAAAAGCAGCTTTTTGAGGTGTCTCAACAGGATGAACGATTTCCTGCCCAATACTAAGGTGGAAGGTACCGTTCTATTAGATGGCATTGATATATATTCGCCGGAAATGGATTTGATAGAGCTAAGGAAACGGGTCGGCATGGTGTTTCAGCGACCAAACCCCTTTCCCATGTCGATCTACGATAACGTGGCCTTCGGCCCCAGACTTCATGGCATAACCAGAAGGGAAAAGCTGGACGAAATAGTGGAAAATAGCCTTAAAGCTGCCGCTTTGTGGGATGAAGTTAAGGATATCCTGACGAGATCTGCCCTTTCTTTGTCCGGCGGACAGCAGCAGCGCCTGTGCGTGGCAAGGGCAATAGCCGTAAATCCCGAGGTACTTTTGATGGACGAACCCACATCGGCCTTGGATCCCCTGGCAACGGCTCGCATAGAACAGCTCATCAGAAACCTGAAAAGCAAATTTACGATCGTGATCGTGACGCACAACATGCAGCAGGCGGCCAGGATATCCGACGTGACGGCCTTCTTTCTCATGGGCGAATTGATAGAAGCAGGACCCACGGAAAAGATATTCACCGCTCCAGAAGATCCTCGAACAGCTGATTACATCACGGGAAGATTCGGATAA
- the phoU gene encoding phosphate signaling complex protein PhoU, with the protein MEINVREHIDVELKKLEEKLLKLGKLAVDAISQAVTALKEQDVAKAREVIKGDNLLDELAEDIDMSCLRFMARFQPLGQDLRTVSAIMHMAVDLERIGDYGSSIAKRAIRLSDRPHIKPLLDIPRMENDIRKMVDKALEALMERDVKKAEEVCRMDDEVDDLDQQIFRELLLIMIERPNVIEQATELLLISRTLERAGDHATNLAERVIYMVTGKKVSASQIRRPKGEVI; encoded by the coding sequence ATGGAGATAAACGTCAGAGAACACATAGACGTGGAATTGAAGAAATTGGAAGAAAAACTCTTGAAGTTGGGCAAATTGGCGGTAGACGCCATATCACAAGCCGTGACGGCCTTGAAGGAACAGGACGTAGCCAAGGCCAGAGAGGTCATAAAGGGAGACAACTTGCTCGACGAACTGGCAGAAGACATAGATATGAGCTGCTTGAGGTTCATGGCTAGGTTTCAACCTTTGGGACAAGACCTGCGGACCGTCTCTGCCATCATGCATATGGCGGTCGATCTTGAGCGCATAGGAGACTACGGATCCAGCATTGCCAAGAGGGCTATAAGGCTGTCTGATCGCCCGCATATAAAACCTCTCTTGGACATACCGCGAATGGAAAACGACATAAGGAAAATGGTTGACAAGGCCTTAGAGGCCCTCATGGAGCGGGACGTAAAAAAGGCCGAAGAGGTATGCCGCATGGACGACGAGGTGGACGACCTGGATCAGCAGATCTTTAGGGAGCTGTTGCTCATAATGATCGAAAGGCCAAACGTCATAGAACAGGCCACGGAGCTTTTGCTGATATCTAGGACGCTTGAGAGGGCCGGAGACCACGCCACAAACCTGGCAGAAAGGGTCATATATATGGTAACAGGCAAGAAGGTATCGGCTTCGCAAATAAGGAGGCCCAAGGGGGAGGTCATTTGA
- a CDS encoding response regulator transcription factor, with protein sequence MREEKILVVEDEKSIASLIKQYLAMKGYDVIVADDGDKALSICYEALPQLVILDLMLPTMDGWEVCRRLKKDPATADIPIIMLTARRDERDVIEGLELGADDYIKKPFSLSELHARIKSILRRRSSTSRSGELIKVGEMELNADTGELTYEDKSISLTPIETEILKVLIENAPKVVSREQLLVKVWGTSLGETRTLDAHICRLRAKIKELGINPSLIVTIRHRGYRIAV encoded by the coding sequence TTGAGGGAAGAAAAGATCCTCGTGGTTGAAGACGAGAAATCCATAGCATCACTGATAAAACAGTATCTCGCCATGAAGGGATACGATGTCATCGTTGCAGATGATGGGGATAAGGCGCTTTCCATATGTTACGAAGCGCTGCCCCAGCTGGTCATATTGGATTTGATGTTGCCCACCATGGACGGCTGGGAAGTATGCCGCAGGCTCAAAAAGGATCCCGCCACAGCGGATATACCGATCATCATGCTCACGGCCAGGCGCGACGAGAGGGACGTAATAGAAGGCCTTGAGCTTGGAGCCGACGATTACATCAAAAAACCATTTTCTTTGAGCGAACTGCATGCCCGGATTAAATCAATATTAAGGAGAAGATCTTCCACTTCGAGATCTGGTGAATTAATAAAGGTAGGCGAGATGGAGTTAAACGCAGATACTGGCGAATTGACGTACGAGGACAAGAGCATAAGTTTAACGCCTATCGAGACCGAGATATTGAAGGTCCTCATTGAAAACGCGCCAAAGGTAGTATCCAGGGAGCAGCTCCTTGTCAAGGTCTGGGGTACGTCTTTGGGGGAAACGCGAACCCTTGATGCCCATATATGCAGGCTGAGGGCAAAAATCAAGGAATTGGGCATTAATCCTTCCTTGATCGTGACCATAAGGCATCGCGGTTATAGAATAGCGGTATAA